AGCGCGCCGCCCTTGTGCGTCGCCCGCGCACCCGTCTTCTCCGACTCCACCAGGTAGGCAGGATCCTCGGTCGATGCCGTGAATTTCTGACCGTCGAACTCGAAGTCGGCGGTCTTCTTCTCGACGATCGATCCTCGCGTGCGTCCCTGCGACGTGTTCCAGCTGACCCGATCGCCTTTCGCCAGATCCTTCGCCATGGCGCCATCCTCTCGCTCGATGCGGACATCGTCTCCGAGCGACGGCATGGCTGTCTCGGGGTTGACAGCCTCGTACATCCGCGCGCACTCGCTTGACATGGATACCCCTGGGGGTATTCTTGTGTCATCACTTCCGCGAAAGAGGACGACATGCTGCTGGAGCGCTTCTACGACGATGACCTCGCTCAGGCGAGCTACGTGATCGGATGCCAGGCCACAGGCGAAGCCATCGTGGTCGACGCGCGCCGTGACGTGCAGATCTACCTCGACGCCGTCGCGAAGCACGGCATGCGCATCGTGGCGGTGACCGAGACGCACATCCACGCCGACTACCTGTCAGGAACGCGGGAGTTGGCGGGCGCGACCGGTGCCGCCATCCATGTCTCCGGGGAGGGAGGGCCCGACTGGCAGTACGGCTTCGATGCGAATCTGCTGCGCGACGGTGATGTCCTCACCGTCGGCAACATCCGCGTTCAGGCCCGCCACACTCCCGGCCACACGCCCGAACACCTCGCCTTCCTCGTGACCGACGGGGCGTTCGCCGACGAGCCCGGATACATGCTGTCGGGAGACTTCGTCTTCGTCGGCGACCTCGGCCGACCCGACCTGCTGGACGAAGCGGCCGGCGGGAAGAACACGCGGTTCCAAGGAGCCCAGGATCTGTTCGACAGCCTCCGGCGTGTGCTCCTCGAGCTCCCGGACCACGTGCAGATCCATCCCGCGCACGGAGCCGGGAGCGCGTGCGGCAAGGCTCTCGGTGCGATCGCGTCGACGACGGTGGGATACGAGCGTCTGCACGCGTGGTGGGGTCCCTACCTTGCCGCCGACGATCGTGACGGGTTCGTCGCGGAGCTTCTGGACGGTCAGCCCGACGCCCACGCGTACTTCGCGCGCATGAAGCGCGAGAACCGCGATGGTCCCGCGGTCCTCGGGACTCTCCCCGCGTTGCGCGAGCTCGGACCCGCCGAGACCCTGACACTGATCAGCGCCGACGAGGCGGTCTTCGTCGACACCCGCGAACCCGACTCGGTGCGGGCGGGAACACTCCCCGGAGCCTTGGCGATCCCCGCGGTCGGGAAGACGGCGATGTGGGGCGCGTGGGCGCTCGACCCCGAGCGCGAGAAGCGGCCGCTCATCCTCCTGGCCCGCGATGAGGCACAGGCAGAGGGCATCCGCGCACACCTGATCCGGGTGGGGATCGACGCGTATGCGGGGTATCTCACCGACCTCGGGTCGCTCCCCACGGTTTCCTCCGCGAGCGTGACGCCGCAGGCCGTGAGCGAACTCGATGACGTGTTCGTGGTCGACGTCCGTGAAGCGAGCGAGTACGCCGCCGGGCATGTTCCGGGGGCGACCCGGATCGGGGCGGGACGAATCCTGTGGGAGACCGATCGGCTCCCCACGGATCGCACGATCGTCACGTACTGCCAGAGCGGTGCCCGCAACATCGTCGTGAGCCAGGCGCTGCGTCGCGCTGGCATCCCGGTCGTCGAACTCGCGGGCAGCTACGCCGGCTGGGTAGACGCTCAGGCGTCGGCCGGCGCCAGGCGTGGCCTGACCCCTCGATCTCAGAACCGCAGGAAACGGAGAAGATATGTGTGCACGGGTGACGTGTGACCAGTGCGGCAAGGCGACCTGGGAGGGTTGCGGCCAGCACGTCGAAGAAGCCCTCGACGGAGTGCCGGCCGACCAGCGATGCCCGGGGCACCCCCGTGCCGCGGCGTAGTGGCGTGAACGAAACAGCGAAGGCCACGGGCCTCGAGATCGTTCAGTAGACGCATGCCTTCCACACTCGAGAGCACCGCTGGACGGTCGGTGCCTCACGACAGTGACGCGCAGAAGCGGATCTCGCACCGCTTGCGACGAGCTCGGGGTCAGCTGGATGCCGTCATCGCCGCCGTCGAGGCGAATGATCCCTGCCGTGACGTCGTCACTCAACTGGCGGCCGTCACGAGCGCGCTCAATCGAGCGGGCTTCACGATCGTCTCCACAGCGATGAAGGAGTGCCTTGCGACTCCCGAAGACTCTCGGACCGACACCGACCCGACCCCCGAAGAGATCGAGAAGCTCTTCATGATGCTCGCGTGACGCGAGCGACCAGAAGGAAAACCCATGTGTTACCCAGCGACATGCAAGAAGTGCGGCAAGGCGACCTGGAAGGGCTGCGGCCAGCACGTCGACCAGGTGATGAGGGGCGTTCCGTCGTCTCAGCGGTGCACGGGGCACGCGAACGAACCTTCGACGGGATTCTTCGCGCGTCTCTTCGGTCAGTGAGCGGAACGGTCAGGCGGAACTGCGGAACGGGCGAGAGTGAGAGTCAGGCGAGGGTGAGGAAGAGTTTCTCGAGTTCCTCTTGCGTGAGCGATTCGCTCTCGGGATCGACGATGCAGTTGCGCATGGCCGTCGCGACGATCGCGTAACCGGCACGATCGAGGGCCTTCGACACCGCGGCGAGTTGGATCACGACGTCGCGACAGTCGGCCCCGGAGTCGACGGCCGTCACGACAGCGGCGAGCTGACCCTGAGCGCGCCGCAACCTGTTCACGATCTTCCGCTGCTGCGCCGCAAGTTCGGCTTCGCGCTCGACAGCGTCTTGAACCTGTACCGAATCGGTCATCGCGGCGTCCTCCTATCGGGGACTGCCATTCTCCCACGCTTCGGATACCCCTAGGGGTAGCGCAGGCTCGCCATGACGGGGCCGTCAGAAGGGTGCAGCGTGGTTGGCGTCGACACCGGTGCCAGTGCCGGTGTGGGTGGTTTTGTCGGGTGTGGTGTCCCGGAAGACGGGGACGCGGCGTTCGGGGGGAACGAGGTATCGTCGCCCGGCAGGGGAGGTCCACTCCACCACACCCCCACTGTCAGGAACCTGCCGCAACCCCCACCCACCGTGGTGTTTCACCCGATGATGCCCCTTGCACAACGGGGCCAGATTCTTCAGCGACGTGTGCCCGCCGTGTTCCCACGCGACCGTGTGATCGATCTCACACCGTGACGCGGGAACCCCGCACCCCGGCGCCATACACCGATCCGCCCGCCACCTCACCAACCGCCGCAACGACGCTGGCGGGGTGTACCGGTCACGGCCCACCGAGAGCACCATCCCCGTCTCCGGATGCGTGAGCACCCGCATCCACTGCCCGTCCCCACCGCAGAGTTCCCGGGCGCGGGCGATCGGGATCGGACCGAACCCCTCCACCACCGCCGGATCACACCCCGCACCGGCCACCCCGGCATCATCGGCCTGCAACAACGCCACCGCGGGAACGGTGACGACCACCGACGCCCGGATCCCTCGTGAGGAGTCGGGATGCGACGACACGACCCCGTCGATCAGCAGGTCGGCGACCACATCCGCGCGCACCTGATCCAGACTCCGCGTCTCCCCCTCCCCGGTGAGGATCGTCTTCGCGATCGCCGTCACCCGGGTCTGGATCGCATGCGCCTCGACCGTCGGACCATACACATGGATCCACGACATCCCGTCCCCCTCGTGCTCCACCCACACCCGCCGACGCGCCAACGCCTCCTCCTGCCGCGCAGCCAACGTCACCACCCGGGCAGTATCGATCAGCGTCCGAAGCTTCCGGCGGAACACCCCCACCGGCTCCCCCTCCGCCAACACCAACGCCTCCCCCGCCAGCTCGTCCCGCACCCCGGGTTCCAGCTCGTCCACCCCCGTGACCAGCACCTCGACATGCCGCTCCGTGATCCGCGCCTCCCGCAACGCCACCCACACCTCCGGGTACCGGTTCACCACCGCCTCCGCCAGCCCGATCAGCCTCCCCGCCGCATGCTCCGTGATCCGCAACGCCCCCGCCAACTCCAGCCGCAACCCCCGCAACACCACATCCGTCAACACCCGCCCCGCAGCACCCGCCCGCGCGAGATGAAAATCACGCAACTCATCCACCCGCAACAACCGCTCCGCCGCGAACCCCGCCATCACCCCATCCAGATCCTGCACAACCTCCAACGGACCAGGAACCGGCCAATCCAGAACAGTAGGGTCGTCGTACATACCCCGACAGTAGAACAAACCTCCGACACTCCCCCGGCCACCCCAACACACATCCACAGGACCGAAGCGCCGAAGTGGGGCGTGTCAGAAGGGGAGTGTCAGAGGGGGGTCGCGAGACCTTCGATGACCTCGGCGTGGGGCAGCTCGGCGAGCACGCGACCCGGCAAGAAGAGTTTCGCGCCCCGGATACCCGCCCCGATGATGATCCTCGGCAGGACCGCGACCCGCGCGTCGACGAACAGACGCCACTCTTCAGGAAGACCGAGCGGTGTGATCCCGCCGAACTCCATGCCCGACATGGCCACCGCGTCGTTCATCGGAGCAAAGCTCGCCTTCTTCGCTCCGAGGAGCCGGCGGACGGTGCCGTTCACGTCGGCGCGCGTGGTCGCGAGCACGACACACGCCGCGAAGGTCGTGACGTCGCCCCGTGTTCCCGCGACGACGAGGCAGTTCGCCGAGGCATCCAGCGGCTGGTCGTACTCCGCGCAGAACGCGGCGGTCTCGGCGAGCGCGGGGTCGACGGGCGCCACCTCGATCTGCGCCGCGCTTTCGGCAGGAAGGGATGCCAGGGCTGTCACGACCGGCATCGCCAACAGGTCGAGGTGTCCCAGGACGGGTGTCAGGGTGAGCGTGCTCATCAGCTCGATTCGGTCGGCTCCGGCTCGGGCGTCGCAGAGACCTTCGCGGCTGCTGCTCCCCCCTTGGTCGGCGCGGTGTCGGCGATCCCCGCTCCGATTCCGCGGCCCACGGCCTGACCCTGGATGATCGCGGCGAGGTCGAGACCCGTCGCGGATTCGACGCTGTCGAAGACCGAACGCAGCGCTTTGGCGCTGTCTCCGCCGACGACGCTGCTGGCTCCGTCTTCGGCGCTGCCGCCGATGATCGAGACGTTCCCGATCGTCGCGTAGCCCTTGGCGAACTCGGCCATGATCGAGGGCAGCACGTCGAGGACACGCTGCGAGAGGAAGGCCTCCTGGTTCGACGCGATCGCCTCGGCTTCGGCCTCGAGCGCGCTCGCCCGGGCTTCACCTTCGGCGCGGATCGCGTCAGCCTCAGCCTGCGCACGCAGGCGTCGAGCGGATGCCTCCGCGTCGGCGAGCGAGCGCAGTGCCGCCGCTTCACCGGCAGCCTTGGCCTCGGCGGCCGCCGCTTCCCCGGCTGCGCGAGCCTTGTCGGCTTCCGCCTGCTGCTCGGCGATGCGCGTGCGCGCTTCGGCCTGCTTGACCTGCTCGATCGCGCCAGCCTCGGCAGCGCGCTCACGCGTGTAGAGCTCCGCCTGCGCGCGGGTCTCAGCCTCGTAGCGCTGGGCGTCGGCGACACGCTTGATGTCGGCATCGAGCTGCGCCTGCTTGTTCTCGGCTTGCTGCTGGAGAACGGCCTGTTCGGCCTGCGCACGTGCGAGGTACTCCGCCTGCTCCGCTTCGGCTCGCGCGCGGCCGACCCCGGCGTCGGCGTTGGCGGTGTTGGTGTCGAGTGCCGTCTGCTCGACGAGGTTGGACTCCTGGTTGGTGATGACCTTCTGGTTGATCGCGCGATCCGCGTTGGTCTGCGCGATCTCGGCCGCCTGCCGCTTCGCCTGGATCTCCGGGGCACCGAGCGACTGGATGTAGCCGACGGCATCCGTAATGCCCTTGATCTGGAAGGAATCGAGGATGAGGCCCTGCTCGGCGAGCTCCTGCGAGACGTCGGCTGCGATCTGGTCGGAGAACTTCTTGCGCTCGCGCATGAGTTCGACAACGGACAGCGTGGCCACGATGCCACGGAGCGCGCCCTCGAGCTGCTCGGTCGTGAACTGCTCGATCGCCGAGTCCTGGGAAGCGAAGCGTTCAGCCGCACGGCGAACGAACAACGGGTCGGAGCCGATCTTCACGATCGCGACGCCGTCGACGTTGAGCGTGACATTGTCGAGCGACTGCGCCTCGGCGTTCAGCGACACCTGCCGCGAGCGCAACGAGATGATCTCGTGACGCTGCGTGATCGGATTGACGAGCGACTTGCCGTTGACGATCACCGTGACCGGCGACTCCGACATCTCGGATCGACTGGATCCGTCGGCGTCGAGGATGGTGCTCTGCACCTTCTGCTTGCGCCCCGAGATCACGAGCGCTTCGTCAGCACGTGCGACCTTGATCCAGCTCCGTGCGAACAGCAGAACGATCAATCCCACGACGACAGCGGCCACGACCGCGATACCGACGATGATCAGGATGCCAACGGCTCCGGCGATCTCCATGGGCGACTCCTCCTCCATCAGGGCCACGGCCGTGTGCGGTCGCCCACCTCCACACTGCCAGATGTGAGATGCGCACGCCCATCGCCTTCCAGGGCTGTGGACGAACGGTCTCGACGGGCGGAGTCCTCAGGCTTCGGCCGAGGGCTGCGGCATCCGCCTCTCGATGACGTACATCACGGCGATCGAGACCATCGCGACAGCCGCGAGAAGGATGGTGAGCACCGCGAGTCCTTCGAAGAGGTTCCACTCGGCGAAGACACCACCGAGGATGTTGCCCAGGAGGTAGCCGGCACCCACGACCACCGAATAGACACCCATGATGAGGCCGCGGTTCTCGCGGAATTCGGAGGAGATGTCACTCAAGTGGGTGAGAGCGGCCGGAGTGAAGCCGGCCTCGAGGAACACCCCGATCAGCACGAGAGGCAACGCCACCCAGAGGGAGACTCCACGGTTGGCGAGCAGGAGGCCCACCGACGCGAGGACCGCGCCGAACACCGTCACGAACAGAGTCGGCACGGTCGGCAGCTTTCCGATGAAGAACGCCCATGCGACGATGCAGAGGCTGAAGACGAGCACGTAGATGCCCAGCACCGCCGACAGCCCCGCCTCGTTGTCTGCGAAGGCCCCGGGGAAGAGTTGGCCGGGCGCACGCTGCTCGCCGGCGAGGACGAACGTGATCTGCGACGTGACCCAGGTTCCGAGGATCGCGTTCACGGCGATCCACGCGGGGAGGAACGCGATAAGGCGCGGCTGGGCGAGCACCCGGATGCGGTCGCCCACGCTCGCCCGTTTCAGCACCGGATGCGCACCCGCGGTCGGGCGCACGAAGAGGAGCACGAGAAGCGCCGCGATGACGTAGACGCCGGCGAGCGCGACGAACGACCAGAGACCGAGCGCTCCATAGAGCAACGGTCCCGCGACAGCTCCCAGCGCGATGCCGCCCGACGATGACAGCTCGTAGAGGCTCGTCACGCGCCCGCGCCGCATCCTGTCGTCGTCGCTCGCGTCGGCGAGGAGGCCCAGCGTCGCGGGTGCCGAGATCGCCGCGCCGGCTCCGTCGAGGAGGCGCGCCGTCCCCACGATCACCACGACGAGGACGATCGACGGCGCTGCCGCGACGAGCGAGGCACCCGGC
This genomic stretch from Microbacterium sp. SLBN-146 harbors:
- a CDS encoding DUF2945 domain-containing protein; its protein translation is MSSECARMYEAVNPETAMPSLGDDVRIEREDGAMAKDLAKGDRVSWNTSQGRTRGSIVEKKTADFEFDGQKFTASTEDPAYLVESEKTGARATHKGGALRKLAS
- a CDS encoding rhodanese-like domain-containing protein, encoding MLLERFYDDDLAQASYVIGCQATGEAIVVDARRDVQIYLDAVAKHGMRIVAVTETHIHADYLSGTRELAGATGAAIHVSGEGGPDWQYGFDANLLRDGDVLTVGNIRVQARHTPGHTPEHLAFLVTDGAFADEPGYMLSGDFVFVGDLGRPDLLDEAAGGKNTRFQGAQDLFDSLRRVLLELPDHVQIHPAHGAGSACGKALGAIASTTVGYERLHAWWGPYLAADDRDGFVAELLDGQPDAHAYFARMKRENRDGPAVLGTLPALRELGPAETLTLISADEAVFVDTREPDSVRAGTLPGALAIPAVGKTAMWGAWALDPEREKRPLILLARDEAQAEGIRAHLIRVGIDAYAGYLTDLGSLPTVSSASVTPQAVSELDDVFVVDVREASEYAAGHVPGATRIGAGRILWETDRLPTDRTIVTYCQSGARNIVVSQALRRAGIPVVELAGSYAGWVDAQASAGARRGLTPRSQNRRKRRRYVCTGDV
- a CDS encoding metal-sensitive transcriptional regulator; its protein translation is MPSTLESTAGRSVPHDSDAQKRISHRLRRARGQLDAVIAAVEANDPCRDVVTQLAAVTSALNRAGFTIVSTAMKECLATPEDSRTDTDPTPEEIEKLFMMLA
- a CDS encoding metal-sensitive transcriptional regulator, with amino-acid sequence MTDSVQVQDAVEREAELAAQQRKIVNRLRRAQGQLAAVVTAVDSGADCRDVVIQLAAVSKALDRAGYAIVATAMRNCIVDPESESLTQEELEKLFLTLA
- a CDS encoding HNH endonuclease signature motif containing protein; the encoded protein is MYDDPTVLDWPVPGPLEVVQDLDGVMAGFAAERLLRVDELRDFHLARAGAAGRVLTDVVLRGLRLELAGALRITEHAAGRLIGLAEAVVNRYPEVWVALREARITERHVEVLVTGVDELEPGVRDELAGEALVLAEGEPVGVFRRKLRTLIDTARVVTLAARQEEALARRRVWVEHEGDGMSWIHVYGPTVEAHAIQTRVTAIAKTILTGEGETRSLDQVRADVVADLLIDGVVSSHPDSSRGIRASVVVTVPAVALLQADDAGVAGAGCDPAVVEGFGPIPIARARELCGGDGQWMRVLTHPETGMVLSVGRDRYTPPASLRRLVRWRADRCMAPGCGVPASRCEIDHTVAWEHGGHTSLKNLAPLCKGHHRVKHHGGWGLRQVPDSGGVVEWTSPAGRRYLVPPERRVPVFRDTTPDKTTHTGTGTGVDANHAAPF
- a CDS encoding YbaK/EbsC family protein, whose translation is MSTLTLTPVLGHLDLLAMPVVTALASLPAESAAQIEVAPVDPALAETAAFCAEYDQPLDASANCLVVAGTRGDVTTFAACVVLATTRADVNGTVRRLLGAKKASFAPMNDAVAMSGMEFGGITPLGLPEEWRLFVDARVAVLPRIIIGAGIRGAKLFLPGRVLAELPHAEVIEGLATPL
- a CDS encoding SPFH domain-containing protein, whose protein sequence is MEIAGAVGILIIVGIAVVAAVVVGLIVLLFARSWIKVARADEALVISGRKQKVQSTILDADGSSRSEMSESPVTVIVNGKSLVNPITQRHEIISLRSRQVSLNAEAQSLDNVTLNVDGVAIVKIGSDPLFVRRAAERFASQDSAIEQFTTEQLEGALRGIVATLSVVELMRERKKFSDQIAADVSQELAEQGLILDSFQIKGITDAVGYIQSLGAPEIQAKRQAAEIAQTNADRAINQKVITNQESNLVEQTALDTNTANADAGVGRARAEAEQAEYLARAQAEQAVLQQQAENKQAQLDADIKRVADAQRYEAETRAQAELYTRERAAEAGAIEQVKQAEARTRIAEQQAEADKARAAGEAAAAEAKAAGEAAALRSLADAEASARRLRAQAEADAIRAEGEARASALEAEAEAIASNQEAFLSQRVLDVLPSIMAEFAKGYATIGNVSIIGGSAEDGASSVVGGDSAKALRSVFDSVESATGLDLAAIIQGQAVGRGIGAGIADTAPTKGGAAAAKVSATPEPEPTESS
- a CDS encoding MFS transporter; its protein translation is MASAQNSRIAGRGTGAVIVAQLLLRSASAAGALALGAYFVDLSREGAPVGALLLGVLSGVSFLAELVLAPIAGSASDRRGRRVFLIAAPLLAAAGILITPGASLVAAAPSIVLVVVIVGTARLLDGAGAAISAPATLGLLADASDDDRMRRGRVTSLYELSSSGGIALGAVAGPLLYGALGLWSFVALAGVYVIAALLVLLFVRPTAGAHPVLKRASVGDRIRVLAQPRLIAFLPAWIAVNAILGTWVTSQITFVLAGEQRAPGQLFPGAFADNEAGLSAVLGIYVLVFSLCIVAWAFFIGKLPTVPTLFVTVFGAVLASVGLLLANRGVSLWVALPLVLIGVFLEAGFTPAALTHLSDISSEFRENRGLIMGVYSVVVGAGYLLGNILGGVFAEWNLFEGLAVLTILLAAVAMVSIAVMYVIERRMPQPSAEA